One part of the Tachysurus fulvidraco isolate hzauxx_2018 chromosome 23, HZAU_PFXX_2.0, whole genome shotgun sequence genome encodes these proteins:
- the podn gene encoding podocan produces MIWRCVLCALLLCWALVLGVEPEHQQEDQHMVQKNKETEKDRKGKTMAMCPDQCSCTSEETVDCAGVNVSEFPQEIPENTRHLSLQNNQIAEIRAEDLARLIHLETLNLQNNRLTTQGLEDDGFEALEQLSYLYLANNQLTAAPRYLPPTLVSADFAANQLTTIYPYTFGLKPRLKSVYLHNNKLSDAGFPEGMFNGSDNLEVLILSSNYLRYVPKGLPKALFRLHLKNNKLEKIPSGAFENQPHLRELYLQNNLLSNNGMDNTTFSHLSRLEYLDLSNNNLTAVPSGLPRTLMLLHLEKNYITSVRVDSLSAVKDLQYLLLHHNRLRARYIHRDAFRGLKRLHTLHLHHNLLERIPLGLPRRAHTLVLLRNYIGEIGRDDLSTLYTLNELNLSYNRLTSERIHRHAFRKLRVLEVLDLSGNKLSTLPLGLPKSLRLLRVKNNQIAELPEGALMGMSKLKELHLSNNQIKLGSIYQGAWQELGSLTTLELSGNLLSHVPADLPESLEFLHLQNNRISSISATDFISTPNIKSIFLRFNRLSALSVAEDSFSHLSKLQVLDIGHGNVTPFRNHGDITEEDYSENEEEEVEVNK; encoded by the exons ATGATctggaggtgtgtgttgtgtgcactgCTGCTGTGTTGGGCTCTTGTTCTCGGAGTCGAGCCTGAACACCAGCAGGAAGACCAACACATGGTCCAGAAGaataaagaaacagagaaagacaggaagGGAAAAACCATGGCGATGTGTCCTGATCAGTGTAGCTGCACGTCCGAAGAAACTGTCGACTGCGCCGGGGTCAATGTATCCGAGTTTCCACAAGAGATACCGGAGAACACACGCCATCTCtcactgcag AATAATCAGATCGCTGAGATCAGAGCGGAGGATCTTGCACGACTAATTCATCTGGAGACTCTCAACCTTCAGAACAACCGCCTCACCacgcagg GCCTTGAAGATGATGGGTTTGAAGCTCTGGAGCAGCTCAGTTATTTATACTTGGCGAATAACCAG CTCACAGCAGCACCCAGATATCTACCACCGACCCTGGTCAGCGCAGACTTCGCCGCGAACCAGCTGACCACCATCTACCCCTACACCTTTGGCCTGAAACCCAGACTGAA GTCAGTGTACCTTCACAACAACAAGCTGTCTGATGCAGGCTTCCCTGAGGGAATGTTCAATGGGTCAGACAACCTGGAGGTGTTAATCCTCTCCAGCAACTACCTGCGCTACGTCCCTAAAGGCCTGCCCAAGGCGCTCTTCCGTCTCCATTTGAAG AATAACAAACTGGAGAAGATTCCTTCAGGTGCGTTCGAGAACCAGCCTCATCTGAGAGAACTGTACCTGCAGAACAACCTCCTGAGCAACAATGGCATGGATAACACCACCTTCAG tcaCCTGAGCAGACTGGAGTACCTGGACCTGTCCAACAACAATCTGACCGCAGTACCTTCAGGTCTTCCCCGGACCCTGATGCTGCTCCACCTGGAGAAAAACTACATCACTTCTGTCAGAGTCGATTCCCTCAGTGCTGTGAAGGATCTTCAGTACCTTCTGCTTCACCACAATCGGCTTCGCGCTCGCTACATCCACCGTGACGCCTTCCGTGGTCTCAAGCGCCTCCACACGCTCCACCTACACCACAACCTGCTGGAACGAATCCCTCTGGGCCTGCCGCGCCGCGCCCACACACTCGTACTGCTGCGAAACTACATCGGTGAGATTGGACGCGATGACCTCAGCACTCTTTACACGCTCAACGAGCTCAACCTTAGCTACAACCGCTTGACGAGCGAACGCATTCATCGCCACGCCTTCAGGAAATTGCGCGTGCTGGAAGTCTTGGATCTTTCAGGGAACAAACTGAGCACGCTGCCTCTCGGGCTTCCCAAGAGCCTCCGCCTCCTGCGGGTGAAGAATAATCAGATTGCCGAGCTGCCAGAGGGGGCACTGATGGGTATGAGCAAACTGAAGGAGCTCCATCTTTCTAACAACCAGATCAAACTAGGATCCATCTACCAAGGGGCGTGGCAGGAGCTTGGCTCTCTCACA acTCTTGAACTGTCAGGTAACTTGCTGTCTCATGTCCCTGCTGATCTTCCCGAGTCTTTGGAGTTCCTACATCTGCAGAACAACAGGATCAGCAGCATCTCTGCCACAGACTTCATCAGTACTCCAAACATCAAGAGCATCTTCCTGAG gtttaaccgtctctctgctctctccgTGGCTGAGGACTCCTTCTCTCACCTGTCCAAGCTGCAGGTGTTGGACATCGGACATGGAAACGTCACGCCTTTCCGTAACCACGGAGATATCACAGAGGAAGACTACTCGGAAAACGAGGAGGAAGAGGTGGAAGTGAATAAATGA
- the slc1a7b gene encoding solute carrier family 1 member 7b, whose translation MAVALDAVCVRVKGVCKQNGLLILSVLAVVIGCLLGFFLRTKQLSEQEVKYFQFPGELLMRMLKMLILPLVVSSLMSGLAALEPKCSSRLGLITISYYLWTTFLAVVVGIVMVLIIHPGGVAQKEDSEDSSKPIMSSADALLDLIRNMFPANLVQATFQQYRTNSVPVRKTLKTAESSSVTRRTLIYNLQDDGDDSENGSDVRNFQLDLTPPPDVVMRTQPGTSDGMNVLGIVIFSATMGIMLGRMGPNGSALVNFCQSLNEAVLKIVAIVIWYFPFGIVFLVAGKILEMSDPSDMGKKLGFYAITVVMGLILHGLFILPSMYFFITKKSPIVYIRGILQALLISLATSSSSATLPITFKCLLENNHIDRRIIRFVLPVGATINMDGTALYEAVAAIFIAQVNNYELDFGQIITISITATAASIGAAGIPQAGLVTMVIVLTSVGLPTDDITLIIAVDWALDRFRTMVNVMGDALATGIMAHICRKDFMQEGDGVPLICETKPVHTQQQINCQQKNGSFQPLPAGGKPELVSPDVARLMRLEEGVRPLPPERKIPPVPPRHMKHKDKEHCSIDMNGLETNV comes from the exons ATGGCGGTGGCGttggatgcagtgtgtgtgcgggtgAAGGGGGTCTGCAAGCAGAACGGTCTGCTCATCCTCTCTGTGTTGGCCGTCGTCATCGGCTGCCTGCTGGGATTCTTCCTGCGCACCAAGCAGCTCTCTGAGCAG GAAGTGAAGTATTTCCAGTTTCCAGGGGAGCTCCTCATGAGGATGCTGAAGATGTTGATTCTGCCGCTGGTCGTTTCCAG tctcatgTCAGGTCTGGCAGCTCTGGAGCCGAAGTGCTCAAGCAGGTTAGGTCTCATCACCATCTCTTACTACCTCTGGACCACGTTTCTGGCGGTGGTGGTCGGCATCGTCATGGTTCTGATCATCCACCCAGGGGGCGTGGCACAGAAAGAGGACTCAGAGGACAGCAGCAAACCCATCATGAGCTCGGCCGACGCCCTGCTTGACCTCatacg GAACATGTTTCCCGCCAATCTGGTTCAAGCTACATTTCAGCAG TACCGCACTAACAGCGTCCCCGTCAGGAAGACTCTGAAGACGGCGGAGAGCTCGAGCGTGACACGCCGCACGCTCATCTATAATCTCCAAGACGACGGTGACGACAGCGAAAACGGCAGCGACGTCCGCAACTTCCAGCTGGACCTGACGCCTCCGCCGGACGTAGTGATGCGCACACAGCCTGGGACCAGCGACGGCATGAACGTGCTGGGCATCGTCATCTTCTCAGCTACTATGg GCATCATGTTGGGCAGGATGGGTCCTAACGGCAGTGCGCTCGTTAACTTCTGCCAAAGTCTTAACGAGGCTGTGCTCAAGATCGTAGCCATTGTTATCTG GTACTTTCCGTTCGGGATCGTCTTTCTGGTGGCCGGGAAAATTCTGGAGATGAGTGATCCATCAGATATGGGAAAGAAGCTGGGATTCTACGCCATTACAGTGGTGATGGGTCTGATCCTGCACGGGCTCTTCATCCTGCCCAGCATGTACTTCTTCATCACTAAGAAAAGCCCCATTGTTTACATCCGGGGAATCCTGCAGGCTCTGCTCATCTCACTGGCCACTTCATCcag ctCTGCCACACTGCCCATCACTTTTAAGTGCCTCCTGGAGAACAACCACATCGACAGGCGCATCATTCGCTTCGTGTTGCCTGTAGGTGCCACTATAAACATGGATGGCACGGCGCTGTACGAGGCTGTAGCAGCGATCTTCATCGCTCAGGTCAACAACTATGAGCTGGACTTTGGCCAGATCATCACCATAAG CATCACAGCCACAGCAGCGAGTATAGGAGCGGCGGGCATCCCGCAGGCCGGCCTGGTTACCATGGTAATCGTGCTGACGTCAGTCGGGCTTCCGACAGATGACATCACACTCATCATCGCTGTGGACTGGGCTCT GGACCGGTTTCGTACTATGGTGAATGTGATGGGAGATGCGCTCGCTACCGGAATCATGGCACACATCTGCAGAAAGGACTTCATGCAAGAGGGAGATGGA GTTCCTCTCATCTGCGAGACGAAACCTGTTCACACCCAGCAGCAAATTAACTGCCAGCAGAAAAACGGCAGTTTCCAGCCGCTTCCAGCAGGGGGCAAGCCTGAGCTCGTTTCTCCGGACGTGGCTCGCCTCATGCGGCTGGAGGAAGGAGTGCGACCCCTGCCACCTGAGAGGAAGATCCCCCCGGTGCCTCCACGCCACATGAAACACAAGGACAAGGAGCACTGCTCCATCGACATGAACGGCCTCGAGACCAACGTATAG